In Rutidosis leptorrhynchoides isolate AG116_Rl617_1_P2 chromosome 2, CSIRO_AGI_Rlap_v1, whole genome shotgun sequence, one genomic interval encodes:
- the LOC139894360 gene encoding ABC transporter C family member 3-like, translated as MMTNTATNFLLNPIFFHGCVALIQFLFLLFILISWVCYKRLKLDTALVPKQSFGCLFYKQTLFCSVFLSLFNLVLCFLNNFYWYRNGWADEKIVSLSHAVLASLIWFSVSVYLHTLGSNSSTNSKKYPFVLRVWWVFFFTVSCCSLLVDYVNYKRTKNAPLMFFVSDSVSSFIGLFLCYVGLSHKTEEEAQSNNLEEPLLNSGVIKGEIQSTYENASFFSLLIFGWMSPIIAKGNKKPLDLEDVPQLASIDSVKRVFPVLLNKVESYSNGGNQITTFGLTKALFYIVWKEAVITGFLGLVSALTSFVGPYFLDSFVKYLNGNRDYDHQGWVLVAAFFISKIIGCFTQRHWYFKLQQAGIRARSATVAMIYKKGLTISGQSKQGNSSGEIINFMAVDAERIGDYAWYMHDFWLVLVQVGIALALLYKNLGVAAVASFVATVFVLLANLPLGNIQEKLQDELMKSKDKRMKSTSEILRNMRILKLQGWEMKFLSKIIKLRDEEEGALKKYMYTLSLTSFIFWGAPIVVAVVTFATCLFVGTPLESGKILSSLATFKILQEPIYNLPDSISVFFQTKVSLDRIATYLRLSDIDSNGVDKAPKGVSDTAIEIINGNFSWDSNESSNPTLKDINIRVNHGMRVAVCGTVGSGKSSLLSCILGEVSKVSGSVKVEGTKAYVAQSPWIQSGKIEDNILFGREMDRERYEKVLEACSLKKDLEILSFGDQTVIGERGINLSGGQKQRIQIARALYQDADIYLFDDPFSAVDAHTGSHLLKECMLQFLDSKTVIYITHQVEFLPAADLILVLRDGKITQAGKYNDILNSGSDFMELVGAHKEALSAIDSMGRTDQEQTDSSQKKPNNTQNNKTEDISGTKAQLVQEEEREKGRVGFSVYWKYITTAYGGALAPFIVLAQVVFQTLQIGSNYWMALASPVSADDPAPVTGSTLIIVYVALSVGSALCILARGLLLATVAYKAATILFHKMHLSIFRSPMSFFDSTPSGRILNRASTDQSAVDMQIPYQVGSFVFAIIQLLAIMAVMSQCSWPMIFVLIPVGGLCIWLQQYYLPSAREMARLVGVCKGPVIQNFAETISGSTTIRSFDQQDRFQNTNLKLNDDFARPKFHAAAAMEWLGLRLDMLSSFTFVAFLIFLISIPEGTIDPSIAGLAVTYGLTLNTLQGWVVWTLTNLENKIISVERIFQYSSIPSEPPLVIESNRPNEQWPSQGEVDIRHLQVRYAPHMPLVLRGLTCTFNGAKKTGIVGRTGSGKSTLIQTLFRLVEPAAGEILIDGINISTIGLHDLRSRLSIIPQDPTMFEGTIRSNLDPLEEYSDDKIWEALDKCQLGDEVRSKEGKLDSPVTENGENWSVGQRQLVCLGRVLLKKTKVLVLDEATASVDTATDGMIQQTLAQHFKDSTVIMIAHRITSVLDSDMVLVLEQGLIDEYDTPTKLLEDKSSSFAKLVAEYSMRSSSSFENLTET; from the exons ATGATGACGAACACTGCTACTAATTTCTTGTTAAACCCAATTTTCTTTCATGGGTGTGTTGCTTTAATACAGTTTTTGTTTTTGCTTTTCATATTAATCTCATGGGTTTGTTATAAAAGACTCAAACTTGATACAGCTTTGGTTCCGAAACAGAGTTTTGGATGTTTGTTCTACAAACAAACTCTGTTTTGTTCTGTTTTTCTATCACTCTTTAATCTTGTTTTGTGTTTCTTGAACAATTTCTATTGGTATAGAAATGGATGGGCTGATGAAAAGATTGTAAGCCTTTCACATGCTGTTCTTGCATCACTTATTTGGTTCTCTGTTTCGGTTTATTTGCACACTCTCGGTTCGAATTCATCGACAAATTCCAAAAAATACCCATTTGTGTTAAGGGTTTGGTGGGTGTTTTTCTTTACAGTTTCTTGTTGTTCACTTTTGGTGGACTATGTTAACTACAAAAGAACCAAGAATGCACCTTTAATGTTCTTTGTGTCTGATTCTGTGTCTagtttcattggtttgtttctttgTTATGTGGGGTTATCCCATAAAACTGAGGAAGAAGCTCAAAGTAACAATCTTGAAGAACCCCTTTTAAATTCTGGTGTTATTAAGGGTGAGATTCAATCAACTTATGAAAATGCAAGTTTCTTTAGCTTGTTGATTTTTGGTTGGATGAGTCCTATAATTGCAAAAGGCAACAAAAAGCCATTAGACCTTGAAGACGTGCCTCAACTCGCGAGTATCGATAGTGTGAAACGAGTGTTTCCTGTTTTGTTAAACAAAGTAGAGTCGTATAGCAATGGGGGTAATCAAATTACTACGTTTGGTCTCACGAAAGCGTTGTTCTATATCGTGTGGAAAGAAGCAGTGATCACAGGCTTCCTTGGTTTAGTATCGGCTTTGACTAGTTTTGTGGGCCCTTATTTTCTAGACTCGTTCGTTAAATACTTGAATGGAAACCGAGATTATGATCACCAAGGTTGGGTTTTGGTGGCTGCTTTTTTCATTTCCAAGATTATTGGTTGTTTCACGCAACGTCATTGGTATTTCAAGCTCCAACAAGCTGGAATTAGAGCCAGGTCAGCAACCGTTGCAATGATTTACAAAAAGGGTTTAACGATATCTGGCCAATCAAAACAAGGTAACTCGAGTGGCGAAATTATAAACTTTATGGCAGTTGATGCAGAGAGAATAGGCGATTATGCTTGGTATATGCACGATTTTTGGCTAGTTTTAGTGCAAGTAGGCATAGCATTAGcacttttatataaaaatttaggtGTAGCTGCAGTTGCTTCGTTCGTAGCTACAGTTTTCGTGTTGTTGGCTAATCTTCCATTAGGAAATATTCAAGAAAAACTTCAAGATGAGTTGATGAAATCGAAAGACAAAAGGATGAAATCGACGTCTGAAATTTTGAGAAACATGAGGATTCTTAAACTTCAAGGTTGGGAGATGAAGTTTTTGTCGAAAATTATAAAACTTAGGGATGAAGAAGAAGGTGCATTGAAGAAATACATGTATACTTTATCTCTAACTTCTTTTATATTTTGGGGTGCTCCAATTGTTGTAGCTGTTGTCACTTTTGCTACATGTTTGTTTGTTGGTACGCCTCTCGAATCAGGAAAAATACTTTCGTCACTCGCAACTTTCAAGATACTTCAAGAGCCTATTTATAATCTTCCCGATTCGATATCAGTGTTCTTTCAAACTAAAGTGTCTCTTGATCGAATCGCTACGTATCTTAGGCTCAGTGACATTGATTCAAATGGTGTAGATAAGGCTCCTAAAGGCGTTTCAGACACGGCTATCGAGATCATAAATGGGAATTTCTCATGGGATTCAAATGAATCTTCGAATCCGACTTTGAAAGATATAAATATTAGAGTGAATCATGGTATGCGAGTTGCTGTTTGTGGGACCGTTGGATCAGGGAAGTCGAGTTTACTTTCGTGTATATTAGGTGAGGTGTCGAAGGTATCAGGAAGCGTAAAAGTTGAAGGAACAAAGGCGTATGTAGCTCAATCGCCATGGATACAAAGTGGAAAGATTGAAGATAATATCTTGTTTGGTAGGGAGATGGATAGAGAAAGGTATGAGAAGGTTCTAGAAGCGTGTTCTTTGAAGAAAGATCTTGAAATTCTTTCGTTCGGTGATCAAACTGTTATTGGCGAACGAGGGATTAATTTGAGCGGTGGTCAGAAGCAGAGGATACAGATTGCGCGGGCTCTTTATCAAGATGCTGATATTTATCTTTTTGATGATCCGTTTAGCGCTGTTGATGCTCATACAGGCAGTCATCTTCTCAAA GAGTGCATGCTGCAATTTTTAGACTCGAAGACGGTTATTTACATTACACATCAAGTAGAGTTCTTGCCTGCTGCAGATCTTATTTTG GTTTTGAGGGACGGAAAGATCACACAAGCTGGAAAGTACAACGACATTTTGAACTCAGGTAGCGACTTTATGGAACTTGTAGGTGCACACAAAGAAGCGTTATCAGCCATTGATTCCATGGGGAGAACCGATCAAGAACAAACAGATAGTTCCCAAAAGAAACCAAACAATACTCAAAACAACAAAACAGAAGATATATCAGGTACAAAAGCACAACTCGTTCAAGAAGAAGAACGCGAAAAAGGGAGAGTAGGTTTCTCAGTATACTGGAAGTACATAACAACAGCATATGGAGGGGCACTTGCACCCTTTATAGTATTGGCACAAGTTGTGTTTCAAACACTTCAAATCGGAAGCAATTATTGGATGGCTTTGGCGTCTCCCGTTTCAGCAGATGATCCTGCCCCCGTTACAGGGTCAACGCTTATCATCGTTTATGTAGCTTTGTCTGTTGGAAGCGCGTTATGCATACTCGCACGAGGCTTACTTCTTGCAACCGTTGCGTATAAAGCCGCTACTATTCTTTTTCACAAAATGCATTTGTCGATTTTTCGTTCGCCCATGTCGTTCTTTGACTCCACTCCAAGCGGACGAATACTAAACAGA GCATCTACTGATCAAAGTGCTGTGGACATGCAAATTCCGTACCAAGTTGGATCGTTCGTATTCGCTATTATTCAACTGCTAGCCATCATGGCAGTTATGTCACAATGTTCTTGGCCAATGATCTTTGTATTAATACCTGTTGGGGGATTATGCATCTGGTTACAACAATATTACCTGCCTTCAGCACGAGAAATGGCACGTTTAGTTGGCGTTTGTAAAGGTCCAGTGATACAGAATTTTGCAGAAACAATATCAGGATCAACAACCATTAGAAGCTTTGATCAACAGGACAGGTTTCAGAACACGAATCTTAAACTAAACGATGATTTTGCAAGACCAAAGTTTCATGCAGCTGCAGCTATGGAATGGTTAGGCTTACGTTTGGATATGCTGTCTTCGTTTACGTTTGTTGCGTTTTTGATTTTCTTGATTTCTATCCCAGAGGGTACCATTGATCcaa GTATTGCGGGTTTGGCTGTTACTTACGGGCTTACTTTGAATACGTTACAAGGATGGGTTGTATGGACACTTACAAACCTCGAAAACAAAATTATTTCGGTCGAAAGAATTTTTCAATATTCTTCGATACCGAGTGAACCTCCGCTCGTTATAGAATCAAATAGACCTAATGAACAGTGGCCTTCACAGGGAGAAGTTGACATTCGTCATCTGCAG GTTCGATATGCGCCACATATGCCACTTGTGTTGCGAGGGCTTACGTGCACTTTCAACGGGGCGAAGAAAACGGGGATCGTTGGAAGAACGGGTAGTGGAAAGTCAACTCTGATACAAACACTTTTTCGCCTTGTGGAGCCCGCGGCTGGAGAGATTTTGATCGATGGTATTAATATATCAACGATCGGTCTTCATGATCTTCGTTCAAGAttgagcattattcctcaagatccAACCATGTTTGAAGGAACCATTCGAAGCAACTTGGATCCACTCGAAGAGTACTCAGATGATAAAATTTGGGAG GCTCTCGATAAGTGCCAGCTTGGCGATGAAGTGCGAAGTAAGGAAGGAAAGCTTGATTCACCAG TTACCGAAAATGGAGAAAACTGGAGTGTGGGACAAAGGCAGCTCGTGTGTCTGGGGCGTGTACTACTCAAGAAAACAAAAGTATTAGTACTCGACGAAGCTACTGCGTCAGTCGATACTGCAACTGATGGAATGATTCAGCAAACGCTCGCACAGCACTTTAAGG